Genomic segment of Caldanaerobius polysaccharolyticus DSM 13641:
TCCCTTTTCCTTGAACAAAGCGCGGATTTCGCCAGCAATCCTGTCATTGGCATCAAGTATATTCTTTAAAACCTTTATCTCCATCAAATTCCACCTCTATATTTTCTATATAAAGCTCGTTACCTTTTTTCAGGATAACACCAGAATTGCCACAATGGGGACATCTAAAAGAAAAGCCGCTTCTATTGTACACGCGGCCGCACTTATCACAGTAAAACTCCGCCGGCACGCGCTTAAAAGAGAGGCTAGCCCCTTCAGCTAACGTACCTGGGCTTATAAGCTCAAAATAGAACTCAACGCTGTCTTCGACAATTCCCGTCAATTCACCTACTACAATGCTTATCCTTTTCACCGAAGAGGCCCCTGCTCTTTTCGCCTCAGCCACCACCATATCCACAAGGGCCTGGGTAACTGAAAGCTCGTGCATCATGCCACCTCATTTTTTTCACTATCTGAATCCTTTTTCTCGGTGGACTGTTTTTCAGATTTTCCCTGTTCTCCATCGGATTTTGTCCCTTTTGTAGGCTTAACAGGCAGTTTTCCTTTGTAATCCTTTAATTCCTTTCTGTACGCCGGATCCCTGTACTCTTTATGCATAAACAACGCTTTGGTAGGACATACGTCAACGCACGCACCGCATATTATGCACTCAAAGGGATTTATTTCCCACGTAGCAGCTTTCCTATCCACTTTTATACATCCTGAAGGGCATTCCCTAAAACACCTTCCACAAAATATGCACTTTTCTATATCTATATCTATATGACCCCTTTGTTTTTCATAAGGTTCTCTTTTTTTAAGCCTTGTGGCAGGTCCTGAAAAGAGGTTCTTAAACAACCTTATGCCCATCTTCAACATAAGCAAATGCCTCCTATCTTTCGGTACAGCTTATACACGGATCTATGGTAAGCACCAACACAGGTACATCCGCCAGCTGAGATCCCGGTACGATCTTTAAAAGAGCCGCTACATTGGCAAAAGTCGGCGTCCTCACCCTTAGCCTTTCAAGGTTTTTGCTGCCGTTGGCCTTTATATAATAAAGCACCTCTCCCCTGGACTGCTCCACGCGGGATATTACTTCTCCTTCGGGATTTCCTTTTACTTTTACGCTTATCTCACCTTGGGGCATTTTTTCAAGAGCCTTCCTTATGAGATCAATAGATTGAAACAGCTCTCTCATCCTCACCATCATCCTAGCGTAACTGTCTCCGCCTTTTTCTACCACAGGGCTAAAATCCAGGTCTTTATAGGCTGCATAACCCGTCATTCTCACATCCTGGCTGACACCGCTGGCCCTTAGCATGGGCCCCACAAGCCCTAGCTCATAGGCCTCTTCAGCGCTTATAACGCCTACGCCCACCGTCCTCTTCTTTACGGTGTAGTCGTCTTTCATTATATTAAATACCTCTCTTAGCTCATTTTCGATGTCGTTCAGGTTTTCCAAGACCCATTTCTTCAATTCTTCGTCGATATCCCGTTTAACTCCACCTACTACGTTTACTGATATTATAACTCTGTTGCCAGCGGTCCTGTCCAGCAAATCCATTATTTTCTCTCTAATCCTCCAGGTCTGCATAAAAAGACTTTCATATCCAAAGGCATCAGCCAGCAGCCCCAGCCACAAAAGATGGCTGTGCATGCGGTGTAATTCCGCCCATACCACCCGCAGATACCTGGCCCTCTCGGGCACCTCCACGCCCATAAGCTCCTCTATGCCCTGGCAATAAGCGAGGGCATGCATACAGCTGCATATACCGCATATGCGTTCCACCACATATACCATCTGATCAGTGCTCTTTATGTCCACCAGTTTCTCTAATCCCCTGTGGACGTAACCCACTGCAGGCAGGGCTTCTACCACTTTTTCATCTTCTACCACCAATCTCAGGTGTATTGGCTCGGGCAACACGGGATGTTGGGGCCCAAAAGGAATAATGCTCCTATCGCCCATTTTTTTCGCCTCCCTCTGAGAGCAAATCGTCCTTCCCTATATTTGCTTCTTTATTCAGAGCATCAGCCATTTTCGCGTTTTCCGATGCGCCACTGGAAGTTTTTCTCACAACCTCAATATGGGCCTGGGGTGTCAACGGCGAATCTTCACCCAGCATAAATTTCCCACCGTAATCCACTGCCAAGCCCTCAAATTTCACCCCAAACATATCCTGCATCTCGTTTTCTGGCAAAATGCTGCAGTAGTAGATAGAAGATATGCTGGGAACCCTTGTGTTTTTATCCACCGTCAGTTTAAGATTCTCCAGCTTCAGGTCTTTGTCAAAGTGGTAGTAGATCTGAAATACATCGCCCATATCCACACACGTAGTAGTCACAAACCTGTATCCGGCGTCGTGATAACGCCTTACCTCATCTATTAAACTGTCAACGGTTACTTCCTTTGCCTCTATCACAGCGTTCACATCCTTTCACACAGGAT
This window contains:
- the hypA gene encoding hydrogenase maturation nickel metallochaperone HypA, producing MHELSVTQALVDMVVAEAKRAGASSVKRISIVVGELTGIVEDSVEFYFELISPGTLAEGASLSFKRVPAEFYCDKCGRVYNRSGFSFRCPHCGNSGVILKKGNELYIENIEVEFDGDKGFKEYT
- a CDS encoding NADH-quinone oxidoreductase subunit I — translated: MLKMGIRLFKNLFSGPATRLKKREPYEKQRGHIDIDIEKCIFCGRCFRECPSGCIKVDRKAATWEINPFECIICGACVDVCPTKALFMHKEYRDPAYRKELKDYKGKLPVKPTKGTKSDGEQGKSEKQSTEKKDSDSEKNEVA
- a CDS encoding hydrogenase large subunit, with the protein product MGDRSIIPFGPQHPVLPEPIHLRLVVEDEKVVEALPAVGYVHRGLEKLVDIKSTDQMVYVVERICGICSCMHALAYCQGIEELMGVEVPERARYLRVVWAELHRMHSHLLWLGLLADAFGYESLFMQTWRIREKIMDLLDRTAGNRVIISVNVVGGVKRDIDEELKKWVLENLNDIENELREVFNIMKDDYTVKKRTVGVGVISAEEAYELGLVGPMLRASGVSQDVRMTGYAAYKDLDFSPVVEKGGDSYARMMVRMRELFQSIDLIRKALEKMPQGEISVKVKGNPEGEVISRVEQSRGEVLYYIKANGSKNLERLRVRTPTFANVAALLKIVPGSQLADVPVLVLTIDPCISCTER
- a CDS encoding NADH-quinone oxidoreductase subunit C; amino-acid sequence: MIEAKEVTVDSLIDEVRRYHDAGYRFVTTTCVDMGDVFQIYYHFDKDLKLENLKLTVDKNTRVPSISSIYYCSILPENEMQDMFGVKFEGLAVDYGGKFMLGEDSPLTPQAHIEVVRKTSSGASENAKMADALNKEANIGKDDLLSEGGEKNGR